A window of Solanum stenotomum isolate F172 chromosome 3, ASM1918654v1, whole genome shotgun sequence contains these coding sequences:
- the LOC125858958 gene encoding uncharacterized protein LOC125858958, producing MNQERQGELGLGISGNFDDDNQNNVNNPENVNNPRNPNNEGGPPVVPARPVRDVAVPLTANLASRNQGYEGEMSRNSTQKVAEILDVHQATDINAKLDAMQHNITLQFKQIALNQASRGGVQQNYGNTYNPSWKNHPNFSWGGNQNQNQTQGVNQYRSQGAGQQYYNPNQSSNTSAQKGGMTNEELLQKLTTEIGTKLNARIDKQDENIRNIHMPQMSLEKQVVQVANSLNLRPQGGLPGDTEPNPKQLHEGILKYAKFMKDIVASKRRLTEYETVALTEECSSRIQNRLPKKLKDPGSFTVQITIGQSVHARGLCDFGASINLMPLSLYLKLGLGSPKRTTVILQHADRSIARPKGVVEDVLVQVGSLIFSVDFVVLDFEPDPEVPFILGRPFLATGKALIDIAAGQLTMRAHDKVEVFDVYRALKLPSIYEELSAITVVDRLVEAHSVVPDDPL from the exons ATGAATCAGGAACGACAAGGAGAATTAGGGTTAGGTATTTCGGGAAACTTTGATGATGATAATCAAAACAATGTGAATAACCCGGAAAACGTTAATAACCCAAGGAACCCGAATAACGAAGGAGGACCGCCGGTTGTTCCTGCAAGACCAGTCCGTGATGTGGCAGTCCCACTTACAGCCAACCTGGCATCCA GGAACCAAGGGTATGAGGGTGAAATGTCTAGAAATTCAACCCAAAAGGTTGCAGAGATCTTAGATGTACACCAAGCTACTGACATAAATGCCAAATTAGATGCAATGCAACATAACATTACATTGCAATTTAAACAAATAGCTCTAAACCAGGCTTCG AGGGGCGGAGTGCAACAAAACTATGGTAATACTTACAATCCCAGTTGGAAGAACCACCCTAACTTCTCGTGGGGTGgtaatcaaaaccaaaatcagACACAAGGGGTTAACCAATACCGTTCTCAAGGGGCTGGGCAACAGTACTACAATCCTAACCAAAGCTCAAATACTAGTGCACAAAAAGGGGGGATGACCAATGAAGAGCTACTCCAAAAGCTCACGACTGAAATAGGGACCAAATTAAATGCTAGAATAGATAAGCAGGATGAGAACATTAGAAACATCCACATGCCCCAAATGAGTTTAGAGAAACAAGTTGTGCAAGTGGCCAATTCTCTGAACTTGCGACCCCAAGGTGGGCTACCCGGTGATACTGAGCCCAATCCAAAGCAATTGCATGAG GGTATACTGAAGTATGCTAAATTCATGAAGGACATAGTGGCTAGCAAGAGGAGGCTCACGGAATATGAAACCGTAGCACTTACTGAGGAGTGCAGCTCAAGGATTCAAAACAGACTacccaaaaagttaaaagatccGGGCAGCTTTACTGTACAGATTACAATTGGGCAGAGTGTTCACGCCCGGGGGTTGTGTGATTTCGGGGCTAGTATAAATTTGATGCCCTTATCTTTGTATCTAAAACTGGGGTTGGGTAGTCCAAAAAGAACCACTGTTATTCTTCAACATGCCGATAGATCCATTGCTAGGCCAAAGGGGGTGGTAGAAGATGTGTTAGTGCAAGTAGGTTCATTGATTTTTTCGGTAGATTTTGTGGTATTAGACTTTGAACCCGATCCTGAAGTTCCATTCATTTTGGGTCGTCCTTTTTTGGCCACGGGTAAGGCATTGATTGATATAGCAGCTGGTCAATTAACCATGAGGGCACATGATAAGGTcgaggtatttgatgtttaccGCGCTCTAAAATTACCTTCTATTTATGAAGAATTGTCTGCTATTACTGTGGTTGATCGCCTAGTAGAAGCACATTCAGTTGTGCCTGACGACCCATTATGA